A part of Eschrichtius robustus isolate mEscRob2 chromosome 20, mEscRob2.pri, whole genome shotgun sequence genomic DNA contains:
- the COPZ2 gene encoding coatomer subunit zeta-2 isoform X1, producing MQRPEAWPRPHPGEGAAAAPAGGPAPPARGREPAGLRLQEPSLYTIKAVFILDNDGHRLLAKYYDDTFPSMKEQMAFEKNVFNKTSRTDSEIAFFGGMTIVYKSSIDLFLYVVGSSYENELMLMSVLTCLFESLNHVLRQGPGFSWPWGGSRAVSAFRKNVEKRWLLENMDGAFLVLDEIVDGGVILESDPQQVIQKVNFRADDSGLTEHGVAQVLQSAKEQIKWSLLK from the exons ATGCAGCGGCCGGAGGCCTGGCCACGTCCGCACCCGGGGGAGGGGGCCGCGGCCGCCCCGGCCGGGGGCCCGGCGCCGCCCGCCCGAGGCCGGGAGCCCGCGGGGCTGCGG TTGCAGGAACCTTCCCTCTACACCATCAAGGCTGTCTTCATCCTAGATAATGACGGACACCGCCTGCTGGCCAAG TATTATGATGACACATTCCCCTCCATGAAGGAGCAGATGGCCTTCGAGAAAAACGTCTTCAACAAGACCAGCCGGACTGACA GTGAGATTGCATTTTTCGGGGGCATGACCATCGTCTACAAGAGCAGCATTGACCTCTTCCTGTATGTGGTGGGCTCATCCTACGAGAACGAG CTGATGCTCATGTCTGTTCTTACCTGCCTGTTTGAGTCCCTGAACCATGTGTTAAG GCAGGGACCCGGCTTCTCCTGGCCATGGGGAGGTTCCAGAGCTGTGTCCGCCTTCAGGAAGAACGTGGAGAAGCGCTGGTTGCTGGAGAACATGGACGGAGCCTTTCTGGTGCTGGACGAGATTGTGGATGGCgg TGTGATTCTGGAGAGTGACCCCCAGCAAGTGATCCAGAAAGTGAATTTTAGG GCGGATGACAGCGGCTTAACTGAGCACGGTGTGGCCCAG
- the COPZ2 gene encoding coatomer subunit zeta-2 isoform X2 has translation MQRPEAWPRPHPGEGAAAAPAGGPAPPARGREPAGLRLQEPSLYTIKAVFILDNDGHRLLAKYYDDTFPSMKEQMAFEKNVFNKTSRTDSEIAFFGGMTIVYKSSIDLFLYVVGSSYENELMLMSVLTCLFESLNHVLRKNVEKRWLLENMDGAFLVLDEIVDGGVILESDPQQVIQKVNFRADDSGLTEHGVAQVLQSAKEQIKWSLLK, from the exons ATGCAGCGGCCGGAGGCCTGGCCACGTCCGCACCCGGGGGAGGGGGCCGCGGCCGCCCCGGCCGGGGGCCCGGCGCCGCCCGCCCGAGGCCGGGAGCCCGCGGGGCTGCGG TTGCAGGAACCTTCCCTCTACACCATCAAGGCTGTCTTCATCCTAGATAATGACGGACACCGCCTGCTGGCCAAG TATTATGATGACACATTCCCCTCCATGAAGGAGCAGATGGCCTTCGAGAAAAACGTCTTCAACAAGACCAGCCGGACTGACA GTGAGATTGCATTTTTCGGGGGCATGACCATCGTCTACAAGAGCAGCATTGACCTCTTCCTGTATGTGGTGGGCTCATCCTACGAGAACGAG CTGATGCTCATGTCTGTTCTTACCTGCCTGTTTGAGTCCCTGAACCATGTGTTAAG GAAGAACGTGGAGAAGCGCTGGTTGCTGGAGAACATGGACGGAGCCTTTCTGGTGCTGGACGAGATTGTGGATGGCgg TGTGATTCTGGAGAGTGACCCCCAGCAAGTGATCCAGAAAGTGAATTTTAGG GCGGATGACAGCGGCTTAACTGAGCACGGTGTGGCCCAG